In Sporosarcina psychrophila, a genomic segment contains:
- a CDS encoding DUF418 domain-containing protein produces MNKRIEELDYIRGFALLGIILVNILALLQIGIPEPHTIDASYQRFLFLFVEGRFYSIFSFLFGVGFYIFLTRARSKKQNGYVLFLRRIVILFVFGMVHMFFQPGEALAVYAVCGLLVLPFFKVNKHVNLAIGMMLLVVFAVMGEKLLLTFPLILLGLVCGQYRIFENLGEKRRLFIFTASALIFSGFALYAQYQLVPYEPFFSMIVIDEEGPIDVVSKFLRAGIMVGPVLSAFYVGLLLLLLQSKVIKLVLSPLKHYGRMALTNYVGQTALILLAGRVFNLSANLSYMGTLYICIVICAIQMVFSMIWLRYFKMGPLEWIWRVITYWTIIPLVKEK; encoded by the coding sequence ATGAATAAACGAATTGAGGAACTGGATTATATACGTGGATTCGCCTTGTTGGGAATCATTCTGGTAAATATATTGGCTTTGCTTCAAATAGGTATTCCTGAGCCGCATACAATAGATGCAAGTTATCAACGATTTTTATTTTTATTTGTAGAAGGTCGTTTTTACTCCATTTTTTCATTTTTGTTTGGAGTGGGATTTTATATCTTTCTTACGCGGGCACGAAGTAAAAAACAAAATGGATATGTATTGTTTTTACGTAGAATAGTAATTCTATTTGTATTTGGGATGGTTCATATGTTTTTTCAACCGGGAGAAGCATTAGCAGTTTATGCTGTATGCGGATTACTTGTATTACCGTTCTTTAAAGTAAACAAGCATGTGAACCTTGCTATAGGCATGATGTTGCTTGTCGTGTTTGCAGTTATGGGAGAGAAACTACTCTTAACATTTCCATTGATTTTATTGGGCTTGGTTTGTGGCCAATATCGTATTTTTGAAAACCTTGGTGAAAAAAGACGGCTCTTTATCTTTACAGCAAGCGCGTTAATCTTCAGTGGATTCGCCTTATATGCACAGTATCAATTAGTACCTTACGAACCGTTTTTCAGTATGATAGTTATAGATGAAGAAGGGCCAATTGACGTGGTAAGTAAATTTTTGAGAGCCGGTATAATGGTCGGCCCAGTACTGTCAGCATTTTATGTAGGATTGTTGCTTCTTTTATTACAATCAAAAGTAATAAAACTTGTTCTTTCACCGCTAAAGCATTATGGTCGGATGGCCTTGACCAATTATGTAGGACAAACTGCACTTATTCTACTTGCTGGTAGAGTTTTTAATCTATCAGCAAACCTTTCGTATATGGGAACCTTATATATATGCATAGTAATTTGTGCCATTCAGATGGTGTTCAGTATGATTTGGCTACGCTATTTTAAAATGGGCCCACTTGAATGGATCTGGAGAGTTATTACGTATTGGACAATCATTCCTTTGGTTAAAGAAAAATAA
- a CDS encoding DNA-directed RNA polymerase subunit alpha C-terminal domain-containing protein, translating to MKEPIEILELSVRLTKILKKNDIHTLEDLITEDTFELECTGPIFRKELEEVIDEIILEVQ from the coding sequence TTGAAAGAACCAATTGAAATACTGGAACTAAGTGTACGGTTGACTAAGATACTTAAAAAGAATGACATTCACACGCTAGAGGACCTTATCACTGAAGATACCTTTGAACTTGAATGTACGGGTCCGATATTTAGGAAAGAGTTAGAGGAAGTAATTGACGAGATTATATTAGAAGTTCAATAA
- a CDS encoding DUF3949 domain-containing protein: MSFEQQQLQLNLQGNLFNLPATLMAQFIYFMRHRGNKKVK; the protein is encoded by the coding sequence ATGAGTTTTGAGCAGCAACAGTTACAACTTAATCTACAAGGTAATCTCTTTAATTTACCCGCGACATTAATGGCACAGTTTATTTATTTCATGCGCCATCGAGGCAACAAAAAGGTTAAATAG
- a CDS encoding BrxA/BrxB family bacilliredoxin — MNMNFDLYMNDILRQARSEMEASGYEQLTTPELVEDAFKRSGTTLVMVNSVCGCAGGIARPAAAHAVHYDKRPDHLVTVFAGQDKEATAQARMLFGEDHLPSSPSFVLLKDGKLVAEVGRYEIEGHDPMSVVTNLQSQFEEYCEEL; from the coding sequence ATGAATATGAATTTTGATCTTTATATGAATGATATCCTTAGACAAGCACGTTCAGAGATGGAAGCTAGCGGTTATGAGCAGCTGACAACGCCTGAGCTTGTTGAAGATGCGTTTAAACGTTCTGGCACAACACTTGTAATGGTGAACTCGGTTTGCGGTTGTGCAGGTGGTATCGCACGTCCAGCAGCTGCACACGCAGTGCATTATGACAAACGTCCGGATCACTTAGTAACTGTGTTTGCAGGACAAGACAAAGAAGCAACTGCACAAGCACGTATGCTTTTCGGAGAAGATCACCTGCCTTCATCACCATCATTCGTACTTCTGAAAGACGGCAAGCTTGTCGCTGAAGTTGGACGTTATGAAATCGAAGGACATGATCCAATGTCTGTTGTGACAAATCTACAAAGTCAATTTGAGGAATATTGCGAAGAACTATAA
- the prli42 gene encoding stressosome-associated protein Prli42, translated as MSNRKVQKVVVLVMVGAMLASSVMFGLSMIM; from the coding sequence ATGAGCAATCGTAAAGTACAGAAAGTCGTTGTTTTGGTAATGGTTGGAGCAATGCTTGCTTCAAGTGTTATGTTCGGTCTTAGCATGATCATGTAA
- the mce gene encoding methylmalonyl-CoA epimerase: MQKVDHVGIAVKSIDVSIDYYIHTLGLTLLAVEEVPSQNVRVAFIDAGNIKLELLEPLGKDGAIAKFIEKRGEGVHHIAFGVTDIRSRMAELREKGVQLLQEEPKPGAGGADVAFLHPKSSFGVLYELCDKSGKGD, encoded by the coding sequence ATGCAAAAAGTAGACCACGTTGGAATCGCTGTCAAAAGTATCGATGTATCAATAGACTATTACATACATACGCTCGGGCTTACGCTTTTAGCAGTTGAAGAGGTCCCAAGTCAGAACGTGCGCGTCGCGTTCATTGACGCTGGGAATATTAAGCTTGAGTTATTGGAACCACTGGGGAAAGATGGAGCAATTGCGAAATTCATCGAAAAACGTGGTGAAGGGGTTCATCATATCGCATTCGGTGTGACGGATATTCGTTCAAGGATGGCTGAACTGCGGGAAAAAGGCGTTCAGTTACTGCAAGAAGAACCGAAACCAGGTGCTGGTGGAGCGGATGTGGCGTTCCTCCATCCAAAATCATCATTCGGCGTATTGTATGAGCTATGCGATAAAAGCGGCAAAGGGGACTGA
- a CDS encoding acyl-CoA carboxylase subunit beta: MDIYDKINELYDRKRVIELGGGDERIAKQHEKGKLTARERIDLLLDPNSFVELNPFVIHRTRDFGMDKQVGPGDGVVTGYGKVNGRPIYLFSQDFTVFGGALGEMHAMKIANVMDLAAKNGAPFIGLNDSGGARIQEGVVSLDGYGEIFYRNAIYSGVIPQISVILGPCAGGAVYSPAITDFVFMTDETSQMFITGPKVIETVTGEKISSEDLGGSKVHNSISGNAHFRGKDEKTVLENVRKLLAYLPQNNTEKPPVAAYGEADDYRANLADVVPYETIRPYDIRKVIEQVVDTDSFMEVQAEFARNAVVGLARMKGEPVGLVCNQPKVMAGGLDIDSSDKIARFIRFCDSFNIPIITFEDVTGFFPGIKQEHGGIIRHGAKILYAYSEATVPKITVILRKAFGGAYVALNSKSIGADIVYAWPNAEIAVMGAQGAANIIFAREIANSDDPEAMRAEKIEEYREKFSNPYVAASHGMVDDVIDPRETRIKLLQALDMMRNKQETRPKKKHGNIPL; this comes from the coding sequence ATGGATATCTATGATAAAATCAATGAATTATATGATAGAAAAAGAGTGATTGAACTTGGTGGCGGAGACGAGCGAATTGCTAAACAGCATGAAAAAGGGAAGTTGACCGCAAGGGAACGAATTGACTTGCTGCTAGATCCGAATTCATTTGTTGAATTAAATCCGTTTGTTATCCACCGTACGCGTGACTTTGGGATGGACAAGCAAGTAGGCCCTGGGGATGGCGTGGTAACTGGCTACGGGAAAGTTAACGGTAGACCAATATATTTGTTTTCACAGGACTTTACTGTTTTCGGAGGAGCGCTAGGGGAAATGCACGCCATGAAAATCGCCAATGTCATGGATCTCGCTGCTAAAAATGGTGCACCATTCATCGGACTGAATGATTCGGGCGGAGCACGGATTCAAGAAGGTGTCGTCTCACTTGACGGTTATGGTGAAATTTTCTACCGTAATGCTATCTACTCAGGTGTTATTCCACAAATATCAGTCATTCTTGGGCCTTGTGCAGGCGGCGCTGTTTATTCGCCAGCCATCACGGACTTTGTATTCATGACGGATGAAACAAGCCAGATGTTCATCACAGGACCGAAAGTAATTGAGACGGTTACTGGGGAGAAGATTTCGTCTGAAGACCTCGGCGGTTCGAAAGTACATAACTCAATCAGCGGGAATGCCCATTTCCGTGGTAAAGATGAGAAGACTGTTCTCGAAAATGTCCGCAAATTACTTGCTTATTTACCGCAAAACAATACAGAAAAACCGCCAGTCGCAGCTTATGGCGAAGCAGATGATTACCGTGCAAATCTGGCGGATGTCGTACCCTATGAAACTATTCGTCCATATGACATACGGAAGGTTATCGAACAAGTCGTTGATACGGATTCCTTCATGGAAGTTCAAGCTGAATTTGCAAGAAATGCTGTCGTCGGATTGGCCCGTATGAAAGGGGAACCGGTCGGCCTCGTTTGTAATCAGCCGAAAGTAATGGCAGGTGGCCTTGATATTGATTCATCCGATAAAATTGCCCGTTTCATCCGATTTTGTGACTCTTTCAATATTCCAATCATTACTTTTGAAGATGTAACTGGATTCTTCCCGGGCATTAAACAGGAGCATGGTGGTATAATTCGCCACGGTGCAAAAATTTTGTACGCTTATTCGGAAGCAACTGTGCCAAAAATAACGGTTATCCTACGCAAGGCATTTGGCGGTGCTTATGTAGCACTGAACTCTAAATCAATCGGAGCGGATATTGTCTATGCATGGCCAAATGCTGAAATTGCAGTTATGGGTGCGCAAGGCGCTGCGAATATCATCTTTGCCAGAGAAATTGCCAATAGCGACGATCCGGAAGCGATGCGCGCAGAAAAAATCGAGGAATATCGAGAGAAATTCTCAAATCCTTATGTTGCGGCATCACACGGCATGGTCGATGACGTTATTGATCCGCGTGAAACACGCATTAAACTATTGCAAGCACTTGACATGATGCGCAACAAGCAAGAGACTAGACCGAAGAAGAAACACGGTAATATACCGTTATAA
- a CDS encoding M20/M25/M40 family metallo-hydrolase, which yields MNKQRLLEEFLELVQIDSETKNERAIADVLTLKMEALGFDVEEDDSDDRTGHGAGNLIATLKGTAEGIDPIYFTCHMDTVVPGQSIKPELRDDGYVYSDGTTILGADDKAGIAALFEMARTLKESGKPHGDIQFIITAGEESGLVGAKEMDASLITAKYGYAVDSDQKVGGIVTAAPFQAKLWTTIHGKTAHAGVAPEKGVSAINIAAKSISAMSLGRIDSETTANIGRFEGGQATNIVCDEVRILAEARSINQEKLNEQIEHMIRTFERTAELMGGTAETEVQLMYPGFSFEEDAEVVQTAMKAIKNIGLTPQLMTSGGGSDGNVFNGAGIPTVTLAVGYEEIHTKNERMPVDELNKLTELLLEIIHVTANK from the coding sequence ATGAATAAACAAAGACTACTAGAAGAATTTTTGGAACTCGTACAAATTGATTCTGAAACGAAAAACGAACGGGCGATTGCTGATGTTTTAACACTAAAAATGGAAGCACTCGGTTTTGATGTTGAGGAAGATGATTCTGACGATCGCACTGGACATGGCGCAGGTAACCTTATTGCGACGTTGAAAGGGACTGCTGAAGGCATCGATCCAATTTATTTCACATGTCATATGGATACTGTCGTTCCTGGTCAAAGTATTAAACCGGAATTGCGTGATGACGGTTATGTCTATTCTGACGGTACGACAATTCTTGGCGCAGATGATAAAGCAGGAATTGCGGCTCTATTTGAAATGGCACGTACATTGAAAGAAAGCGGTAAACCACACGGCGATATTCAGTTCATTATAACAGCAGGTGAAGAAAGTGGCCTAGTCGGGGCGAAAGAGATGGATGCTTCATTGATTACGGCGAAATACGGCTATGCTGTCGACAGTGACCAAAAAGTTGGCGGAATCGTAACTGCTGCACCATTCCAAGCAAAATTATGGACGACAATCCATGGCAAAACAGCACATGCCGGCGTTGCACCTGAAAAAGGAGTTTCGGCCATCAATATCGCGGCTAAATCGATTTCTGCAATGTCCCTGGGTCGTATTGACTCAGAAACAACTGCTAATATCGGACGCTTTGAAGGCGGACAAGCAACGAATATTGTCTGTGATGAAGTTCGTATTTTAGCGGAAGCAAGATCTATCAATCAGGAAAAGCTGAATGAACAGATAGAACATATGATTCGTACATTTGAGCGGACTGCTGAACTAATGGGCGGAACAGCTGAAACAGAAGTTCAGCTGATGTATCCTGGATTTAGTTTTGAAGAAGACGCAGAAGTCGTGCAAACAGCGATGAAGGCCATTAAGAATATCGGACTAACGCCACAGTTAATGACTAGCGGCGGTGGAAGTGACGGTAATGTATTCAATGGCGCAGGTATTCCAACAGTAACACTAGCAGTCGGTTACGAAGAAATTCACACAAAAAATGAGCGGATGCCTGTCGATGAGTTGAACAAGCTGACAGAACTCTTGCTTGAAATCATCCATGTAACAGCGAATAAGTAA
- a CDS encoding chemotaxis protein CheW: protein MSDLKAVIVQCGNEEYAIAVDTVVSIERLEQINPIPHLPEYMLGLMRIRGELVPILDFEQILYGKTAQGYEDARVVVVQTGSLYIGLLVLNAKEILDIPESALTSSGLIAYSRTPYFTTVANLENRMITVVDPEILSQTLAGMDKIGEYVEAQLAQEK, encoded by the coding sequence ATGAGTGATTTAAAAGCAGTTATTGTCCAATGTGGTAACGAGGAATACGCGATTGCTGTTGATACTGTCGTGTCAATTGAGCGTCTTGAACAAATAAACCCAATCCCACATCTCCCTGAATATATGCTCGGACTTATGCGGATTCGTGGGGAACTTGTTCCGATTCTGGATTTTGAACAGATTCTCTATGGTAAAACTGCACAAGGATATGAAGATGCACGTGTTGTTGTAGTTCAAACTGGCAGTTTATACATTGGTTTACTTGTACTGAATGCGAAAGAAATTCTTGATATTCCAGAAAGTGCTTTAACTTCCTCGGGACTTATTGCGTACTCAAGAACACCTTATTTCACGACAGTTGCAAATTTAGAAAACCGAATGATTACCGTTGTCGATCCTGAGATTTTATCCCAAACGCTTGCTGGGATGGATAAAATCGGCGAGTATGTGGAAGCACAACTAGCACAAGAAAAGTAA
- a CDS encoding DNA polymerase IV produces MKTVIESQAKVILHLDMNSFFASVEQAHDPSLKGIAMAVAGNPKARKGILVTCSYEARSFGIYTTMTVGEAKRLCPDLIIVPPDFEKYRIASSAVFDLLRTFTDLVEPVSIDEAYIDITAIGGLTNAVNIALAMQQRLLQELDLPCSIGIAPNKFLAKTASDMKKPMGITILRKREIESILWPLPVIEMHGIGKSTEKKMNELGLYTIGDLAKTDEITIKSSFGKHGIRLHERANGIDHRFVDPEAAEERKSFGSSTTLPVDETDLDECLKVFKWLASKVAARLDTKQLAGTVVMIQIRTADWRNHSRSRTVLNPLYKEQDIYKEAADLFTRHWDGEPIRLLGITVSNVVMMNELHEQLSIYNFEKHAKEETMDTLLSQLEQKFGPGTVKRGMK; encoded by the coding sequence TTGAAGACGGTTATTGAATCACAAGCAAAGGTCATACTTCATCTAGATATGAATAGTTTTTTCGCATCCGTCGAACAAGCGCATGACCCTTCCTTGAAAGGTATCGCAATGGCGGTTGCCGGTAATCCAAAAGCACGGAAAGGCATTCTCGTAACGTGTTCGTATGAAGCAAGATCGTTTGGCATTTACACGACGATGACCGTCGGAGAGGCGAAACGTCTATGTCCGGATTTGATAATTGTCCCGCCCGATTTCGAAAAATATCGAATCGCTTCGTCTGCAGTTTTCGACTTGTTACGAACCTTTACTGACCTTGTAGAACCGGTGTCAATTGATGAAGCGTATATCGATATTACTGCGATTGGTGGATTGACCAATGCTGTAAATATTGCATTAGCTATGCAACAACGTCTTTTGCAGGAGCTTGACCTGCCGTGTTCGATTGGTATCGCGCCGAATAAGTTTCTTGCAAAGACTGCGTCAGATATGAAGAAACCGATGGGTATTACGATTTTACGAAAGAGGGAAATTGAATCTATCTTGTGGCCACTTCCGGTTATTGAAATGCATGGAATTGGGAAGAGTACAGAGAAAAAGATGAATGAGTTGGGCCTTTACACAATCGGGGATTTGGCAAAAACAGATGAGATCACCATCAAATCGTCTTTTGGAAAACACGGCATCCGACTACATGAACGTGCAAATGGTATTGACCACCGTTTTGTAGACCCTGAAGCTGCTGAAGAACGAAAAAGTTTTGGCAGCTCAACCACATTACCGGTAGATGAAACTGATTTGGATGAATGCCTGAAGGTTTTCAAATGGTTGGCGTCCAAAGTAGCGGCCCGTCTTGATACTAAACAATTAGCCGGCACAGTCGTCATGATCCAAATACGTACAGCAGACTGGCGTAATCATTCTCGAAGCAGGACGGTCCTTAATCCACTTTATAAAGAACAAGATATTTATAAAGAAGCTGCTGATTTATTTACAAGGCATTGGGATGGCGAACCAATTCGTCTTCTTGGTATTACCGTATCAAATGTGGTTATGATGAATGAACTGCATGAACAGCTATCAATTTATAACTTTGAAAAACATGCGAAAGAAGAGACAATGGATACTTTGCTTTCGCAGTTGGAACAAAAATTCGGTCCTGGAACAGTGAAGCGGGGCATGAAATGA
- the rnz gene encoding ribonuclease Z, whose protein sequence is MELQFLGTGAGMPSKMRNTSAVVLNLSAEGDGYWLFDCGEATQHQILHTSLKPRKIGKIFITHLHGDHIFGLPGLIGSRSFLGGEEQLDIYGPTGLNEWIKTTLRVTNTHLNYELIVHEIGEGVVFEDADYRVTAKNLQHIIPCLGYRIEQKPLPGKLLITKAKEAGVPNGPLLKQLKSGEDVILEDGRVVASSDVTGEPQEGFIVAILGDTNYCSAAVELAQDTDILVHEATFDIDTGNLAKEYGHSTIGDAARVAQEAGAKTLIANHISARFMPSDVAQLQKQGEATFPALHIAEDFSRFEWKNGEVIRD, encoded by the coding sequence ATGGAACTACAATTTTTAGGAACTGGGGCGGGTATGCCGTCCAAAATGCGTAATACGTCAGCTGTCGTTTTGAATTTATCGGCCGAAGGGGACGGTTATTGGCTATTCGATTGTGGGGAAGCGACGCAACACCAGATATTACATACATCGCTAAAACCACGGAAAATCGGCAAGATATTTATCACGCATTTGCACGGCGATCATATTTTCGGATTACCCGGATTGATTGGCTCGCGCTCATTCCTTGGTGGCGAGGAGCAACTTGACATTTATGGGCCAACTGGGTTGAATGAATGGATTAAGACAACGTTGCGCGTAACCAATACGCATTTAAACTATGAGCTAATTGTTCATGAAATCGGGGAAGGCGTTGTTTTTGAAGATGCCGATTACCGTGTAACTGCGAAAAATTTACAACATATTATCCCGTGTTTAGGTTATCGGATTGAGCAAAAGCCTCTTCCAGGAAAGTTACTCATCACCAAAGCGAAAGAAGCGGGTGTACCAAACGGTCCGCTACTGAAACAGTTGAAGAGCGGAGAAGATGTGATATTGGAGGACGGGCGAGTTGTTGCCAGTTCGGACGTCACCGGGGAACCGCAAGAAGGATTTATAGTTGCCATTCTTGGTGATACAAATTATTGTAGTGCCGCTGTTGAACTGGCGCAAGACACGGACATTCTCGTTCACGAGGCTACGTTCGATATAGATACGGGAAATCTGGCGAAAGAATATGGCCATTCAACAATCGGGGATGCAGCACGGGTAGCGCAAGAAGCAGGAGCTAAAACGCTTATTGCAAATCATATTAGTGCCCGTTTCATGCCTAGCGACGTGGCGCAATTGCAAAAACAAGGGGAAGCCACTTTCCCTGCACTCCATATTGCGGAAGACTTCTCACGGTTCGAATGGAAAAATGGTGAAGTTATTCGGGACTAA
- a CDS encoding YbaK/EbsC family protein: MQKLTTSVKQVQEKLLELGHPNEVVKLTDSARTAQEAADALGCEVAQIAKSIIFKLKSTNEPLLVVASGINRIDEKLVAQTLNDKLCKADADFVRESTGFVIGGVPPLGHKNSVLTLIDEDLFKYETIWAAAGHPKAVFQLTPDELEKMTNGQVISVK, translated from the coding sequence ATGCAGAAGTTAACGACTAGTGTTAAACAAGTACAAGAGAAACTATTGGAATTAGGACATCCAAACGAGGTCGTCAAATTGACAGACAGCGCTCGAACTGCTCAAGAAGCGGCAGATGCCTTAGGGTGTGAGGTCGCGCAGATTGCTAAATCGATTATATTCAAACTAAAAAGTACAAATGAGCCGCTATTAGTTGTTGCGAGTGGAATCAATCGCATTGATGAGAAACTAGTTGCTCAAACGCTAAATGACAAACTATGTAAAGCAGACGCTGATTTTGTCCGTGAATCCACAGGATTTGTTATTGGCGGGGTTCCTCCATTAGGGCATAAAAACTCTGTACTAACCTTAATTGACGAAGACCTTTTCAAGTATGAAACGATCTGGGCTGCTGCTGGACATCCGAAAGCAGTATTTCAATTAACACCAGATGAACTCGAGAAAATGACAAATGGACAAGTTATTTCTGTAAAATAA
- the namA gene encoding NADPH dehydrogenase NamA, with protein sequence MAKLFEPFTIRDVEFKNRIVMSPMCMYSSHNEDGMIEDWHKTHYATRAVGQVGLIIVEATAVQPAGRISSQDLGIWSDDHIAGLTEVVHLMQQHGAKTGIQLAHAGRKATVDGDIYAPSAIAFNEKYKSPVEMTIDDIKTTVQAFKEGAIRAKKAGFDVIELHGAHGYLINEFLSPLSNKRTDDYGGSAVNRYRLLREIIDVVRTVWEGPLLVRISAHDYTDGGMTSVAYIEMAKWMKEQGVDLIDVSSGAVVPAAIDSFPGYQVKFSETIKDGADILTGAVGLITTGIQAEEILKNGRADMILLARELLRDPYWAYTAAKDLRVEIQSPKQYERGWMF encoded by the coding sequence ATGGCAAAGTTATTTGAACCATTTACAATACGCGATGTTGAATTTAAAAACCGCATCGTTATGTCACCGATGTGTATGTATTCGAGCCATAACGAAGACGGAATGATTGAGGATTGGCATAAGACACATTACGCCACACGTGCTGTCGGTCAAGTTGGCCTTATCATTGTTGAGGCTACAGCAGTACAACCTGCGGGACGAATTTCCTCACAAGATCTTGGCATCTGGAGCGACGATCATATTGCGGGATTAACAGAAGTGGTCCATCTCATGCAACAGCATGGCGCGAAAACGGGCATCCAGCTCGCACATGCTGGACGTAAAGCGACAGTTGACGGCGATATTTATGCACCGTCCGCAATTGCATTCAATGAAAAGTATAAATCGCCTGTTGAAATGACTATAGACGATATAAAAACGACTGTACAAGCATTCAAGGAAGGTGCAATTCGTGCGAAGAAAGCCGGGTTTGACGTCATTGAACTCCATGGTGCACATGGCTATCTTATTAATGAATTCTTGTCGCCTTTATCGAATAAACGGACGGATGATTACGGCGGCTCTGCAGTAAACCGCTATCGCTTGTTACGTGAAATTATCGACGTAGTTCGCACTGTTTGGGAAGGTCCCTTGCTCGTCCGAATATCCGCACATGATTATACTGACGGAGGCATGACGTCCGTTGCGTACATTGAAATGGCGAAGTGGATGAAAGAGCAAGGCGTCGATCTAATTGATGTTAGTTCCGGAGCGGTCGTCCCAGCCGCAATTGATTCATTTCCTGGCTATCAAGTGAAATTTTCGGAAACAATTAAAGATGGTGCCGATATATTAACGGGCGCAGTTGGCCTGATCACAACTGGTATCCAAGCAGAAGAAATCTTGAAAAACGGCCGCGCCGATATGATTTTGCTGGCACGCGAACTATTGCGCGACCCGTACTGGGCATATACAGCGGCAAAAGACCTTCGTGTTGAGATCCAGTCGCCGAAACAGTATGAGCGAGGCTGGATGTTTTAA
- a CDS encoding serine hydrolase domain-containing protein, whose amino-acid sequence MNIKITEQIAKIQSSNHFSGTVFVKDGERILADVSYGYANRSEQLKNQTTSRYGIASGCKLFTSIAICQLVEEGKLSFDTTIGECLDLDFPYLDEKITIHHLLTHTTGMPDYFDEEVMDDFEELWVKNPMYHLRRLSDFLPLFQNEHMKSPKVGRFHYNNAGYILLGLIVEQVSGLVFTDYVEERIFKEVGMLESGYFAFDALPQGTALGYIDNSDGTWKTNIYSLPVKGGSDGGAYVTAKDMVRLWEALMNHRLLNEVLTNQLLTAHTQVDEDSFYGYGIWIKKNEKGVFKYHVMGYDPGVSFHSAYFPNSSQIVVVCSNKSTGASDIMNGIEEELTRFQAFK is encoded by the coding sequence GTGAACATAAAAATTACAGAGCAGATTGCAAAAATTCAAAGTAGTAATCATTTCTCAGGTACTGTATTTGTTAAAGATGGGGAAAGGATTTTGGCAGATGTAAGCTATGGTTATGCCAATCGTTCTGAACAATTAAAAAATCAAACAACATCTCGATATGGAATAGCGTCTGGATGTAAGCTTTTCACATCAATTGCAATTTGTCAGCTTGTAGAAGAAGGAAAACTATCTTTTGATACGACTATAGGAGAATGTCTTGATTTAGATTTTCCGTATTTAGACGAAAAGATAACCATCCACCATTTACTGACGCATACTACAGGAATGCCAGATTATTTCGATGAAGAAGTCATGGATGACTTTGAGGAACTGTGGGTCAAAAATCCGATGTATCACTTAAGACGTTTGAGCGACTTTTTGCCACTTTTTCAAAATGAGCACATGAAATCTCCGAAAGTAGGGCGGTTTCACTACAATAATGCAGGTTATATTTTGCTAGGTTTGATAGTTGAACAAGTAAGTGGACTTGTCTTTACTGACTACGTTGAAGAACGTATTTTTAAAGAAGTCGGCATGTTAGAATCAGGATACTTTGCGTTTGATGCTCTTCCGCAAGGGACTGCTTTAGGGTATATAGATAATTCAGACGGAACATGGAAAACGAATATTTATTCACTACCAGTAAAAGGCGGTTCGGATGGCGGAGCATATGTAACAGCAAAAGATATGGTTAGGCTATGGGAAGCCTTGATGAACCATCGACTTCTAAATGAGGTACTAACCAATCAGTTACTCACGGCTCATACTCAAGTCGATGAAGATAGCTTTTATGGATATGGCATATGGATTAAGAAAAATGAAAAAGGTGTATTTAAGTATCATGTAATGGGCTATGATCCTGGAGTTAGCTTTCACTCCGCTTATTTTCCCAATTCATCTCAAATAGTTGTTGTATGCTCAAACAAGTCAACAGGAGCATCTGACATTATGAATGGAATTGAAGAGGAACTGACAAGGTTCCAAGCCTTTAAATAA